The Agrobacterium tumefaciens genome contains the following window.
CCGGGTGATTGCCTGGTATCGCTCCGGTCAAGACGTGCAACGGTTGCTCCCGCAACTCGCAACCTACCTTGGCCACATCGATATACGTTCAACGCAGCGCTATTTGCACATGACGCCGGATCTCCTCGATGCAGCCAGCCAGCGCTTTGCGCAGTGTGCAATGGGGGCCGACCATGA
Protein-coding sequences here:
- a CDS encoding site-specific integrase; translation: MSSTLIGELRPPRLHDIRHTAAVHRVIAWYRSGQDVQRLLPQLATYLGHIDIRSTQRYLHMTPDLLDAASQRFAQCAMGADHEG